The Sulfolobus islandicus Y.N.15.51 sequence GTAATCCCCGTCAAACTCCTCAAACACCTTAACATCTTCAACAGGCACAGCAACTATATACTTAAACTGTGAAATGAAATTGAGCACATCAACAGTATAGAAACCAGCGTCAAGAGTTATCAACCTTATCTTGAATCCCATTGCCATTACTTGCTCCACAAGAACCTTCACTATCTCGTCCTTAGTCATACCGTTCACTTGCGGAATAAAGGCAAGTAAAAGTACTTTCCCCTTATACTTGGTTGTTGCGTAGTTCCACGAGTTTCCTTTTTCAGAGCTCCCTTTCACTGGTTTCCCATACCACGTCTTGGTTGTCCAGTCTATTGAAAGATCTATCTCCTTTACCCCCTTTAATATCTCCAAGGATATTTTCCTAGCTCTTTCCAATAGCTTTTCAATCACTTCCATCCCTTGCTTCTCTACGTAATTCCTCACGGTCTGTGGGGATACGTCATACGCTCTGGACTTGTTCTCTACAGAGTCGTTCCACAAACACGCGGAGATGAGAGTTTTCGCTACCTTCTCTACCTTTTCCCCTTGGAAGTCTAACATGGAAAGTAATTTATATCCTATTTGTTGAATGTTATTTTGGTGAGGGAGACCGGGTGTTACCATCTTCCTATCTCACGTGGTAATACTCCATCTCCCTCACCTTAAACCCTTTCTTCAATTGAATTCTTTATACTCTTATAAATTTCTTTATCGTTTATAAATTCGATATTATCCTATCAGAAATATTTTTTCTAATATGATTTTGGGTCTACCGCAGAGAGGCGAGGCTTTTCGCCCCCTTAACCCCCCAACTTTGTAATCCGTAAATTCCCGTAATTGCCATAAAGCCTCCTAAGGCGAGAAGTGGTACGTAAGTACTCTTCATAGCATTCTATAGTCGACTACTGTACTGTGAACTCTAAAGGTCTTAATTAAGGAATAGGCTAATACGAAGAAGCTAACTGCCATGGCTATAAGTTGACTTGTTAACGGATCTATGAATAAAGCCATTTTATCACCAACTATAATTATGGATAAAGTTAGCTATAAGTAAAGTATGTTAAAGTATATACTTTTGTAGAACAATAAGATATAACAGGGATAGAATTTACATAATTTTAAATGGTTATTCTTTTTTAACTCTTTTAGATTTATTTGTATAATCCAATAAATTAAAAGGAAATAAGTGAGCATATATAAATGTTATGTAGATAAATGTTAGGGTCATTCACGCATCCTTTGCGAATTCAGTTTATTTAAAGAATCGTAATGAATTTAATCAAATACCACCCCACTGACTAGGTGGAGATCCACGCTCAGTAGTTTACTTTGTTTTATCCATCTTATTCACAAATTACAATTCGCAAAAGAGACCTGAATCGCCCAAATGTTAATGTTATATGGTTTTATGATCCTAATGTTAAATTATCTGGAATTTGATTAGACAGTAAATAAGCCTGACAATTTAGTTTCCTCATTCTTTGGAGCAAACTTTATATTTTAAAAATCAATAATAGTATTTTTAATATTCAGTACTCTATGAACAAGATCTGTTATTACGTAGGAAAGCGGAGAAAAATTTTAAGCTATTAACGGTGTTATAGAAATATAGGTGATAAAAATGATTGGAAGAACACTAAGTGGTATAGGTGGTATTATTGTTCTAATAGCTAGTTTGGTGAGTATAACTACAAGAGAACCACTAATTGATCATCTTATAAAAATATTACTCATCACTGGAGATGCAGTAATAGGTTTAGGAATAATAGGGCTAATCGGTTCTTTAACAACATTATATGGTGTATATAAGAACAACTGGAAGTATATGGTTAGTGGAGGTATACTGGGCCTCTTTGCACCGTGTATACTTTCAATTCTGAGCATAATAGGAGGAGTTTTGGAGATTAAAGGGCAAAAGGTTTCTAAATAACTTTTTTGACTAATTTTACTTAAATCGATATTTTTTATCTCTAGCTTAGTTGACTTTTTTAGTTGTCATGAAACTCTTACCTTATGGAATGCCCTAAAATCCTTGTCCTATTCTATGGATATGGTTCGATAGTGGATTTAGCTAAAAATGTAGCAGAAGGAGCTAAGGAAATAGCAAAAGAAGTCAAATTGGCTAGAGTAAAAGAATATCTTCCAGAGGAAATGGTTAAGAAGTTTAGAATCCCTATTGATACTGTTAAGGATATACCGGAGGCTACGCTATCAGATCTTGAATGGTCTGATGGAATTGTAATGGGATCTCCAACTAGATATGGAAATATGACTGGTCAACTAAAATTATTTTTAGACCAAACTGCTGAATTGTGGACGAAAGGGGCATTGTACGGAAAACCAGTGGGATTCTTCACAGAGGCATCAACAATACATGGAGGACATGAGAGTACAATATTAGCAATGGCGAACTACGCTTATCATCATGGAATGATAATAGTTCCATTAGGATATGGAATAAAGGAAGTCTCAAGTACTACGACTGGAGGAAGCCCATATGGGGCATCGCACTTGGGAAATAAGAAGGAGTTAGATGAAAATGAGATTAAGATTGCGAAGTTCCTAGGTAAAAGAGTTGCAGAAGTTGCAAAGAAGTTGAGATGTTAACGTTTATAAATGAACTCTTTTTTGGAGTACTTTTCATTAGCCAGCCTCATTGCATGCTTCAATTCCCTATCACTTATATCGTCTAAAAAATAATCATCACAATGTAAGAGTGACGAGAAACCTCTTATGAAAACTTCAACTACTTCATCATAGCTTATATTGCCGTTTATCAGGTTTAGGAGATTGCTGACTTTATACTTTATCATGTTAATATTGTCTTTTTTTATGTAATTTTTAGGAGGTATGATTAATACCTTATGCAATATATCCAAATTAGATGAAACGAGAAGAGTGCCATGTAAAAGATACCTATCTTCATTTATATATCCAGCATTACCAGAAATCTTGTAACCCTTAAACGCAATATCAGTTTCGTTATAAACCTCAACTCTATCATTTATTAAACTCTCTATAGCACTAATCGTGCCTTTTAGTAAATAGCCGTAAAGGTAATCTATGCCACCTTGACCGTTTGTTATGAAAGTATAGTTTATGTTCCCCATATCATGAAAGACTGACCCTCCCCCACTAATCCTCCTAACCAATTTTACACCATATTTCTTAATCATTTCTAAATTAACCTCATCATTAACAGTTGACAATATTCCTAAAATTACGCTCTTATCATTTCTCCATATTCTTAAAGTAGGAACATCTTTACTATTTAATAAAAGTGCTTCGTCCATTGCAACATTCAAATAGGGATCATTAGGATATTCCTTTAATAATACCCTAAGCTTCACTATGTTTTTATTTTCCATTATCAATTTATAGTTTGTGCAAGCTGAGTTAAAGATCCCTGAAGATATATGGCCTAGAAGAAGAGATTGGGGAGGCGAAATAGTCTCATTATACATAAAAGAAGGAAGTGAGATTAAAATAGGAGATGTTATAGCTGAGGTTGAAATTGAGAAAGCAATATTGAAGATTTTATCCCAGTACAATGGCAAGGTAATTAAAGTTTTGGTAAAAGAAGGAGATAAGATATTGCCGGGATCAGTTATAGCATTAATAGAGGTTTAGACGATGGAGAAAAAAGTTCAAATTACAGTTTACGAGAATGAAAACTTCAAAAGAGTGGCAGAGATCGTAAAGACAAAAAGTATTGCTACTGTATGTGAAGAGGCACTATGTCCAAACATTATGGAATGCTGGGGATCTGGGACTGCAACATTTATGATCATGGGAAGCATTTGTACTAGAGGTTGCAGATTTTGTTATGTATTAAAGGGGAAGCCATCGCCATTGGACGATGAAGAGCCTAAGCGAGTTGCAGAAGCGGTAAAGGAGATGAAACTGGATTATGTTGTAATAACTAGTGTTGATAGAGACGATCTACCTGATAGGGGAGCACAACACTTCGTTAACGTAGTAAAAACAGTAAAGGAACTTAACCCATCTGTAATAGTCGAAGTTTTAGCTCCAGACTTTAGGGGAGATATTAATTCAGTCAAAAAGGTAATTAATGCGGGAGTTGACGTATTTGCACATAACGTTGAGACTGTAAGAAGATTAACGCCAATAGTAAGAGACCCTAGAGCATCATATGAACAAAGCCTTAACGTTTTAAAATACGCAAAAAACGTAATAAAAAAATCCTCGATCCTCTTAGGTTTTGGTGAGACCTGGGATGAGATAATTGAGACCATGAGAGATTTGAGAAGTGTAGGAGTTAATATATTGGTACTTTCACAATACATGAGGCCTAGTCGTAAACAATTGGAGGTTAAGAAGCGTTATACTTTTGAGGAATTTAGGAAGCTTGAGGAAATAGCCTACTCTATGGGTTTTTCAGCAGTGCTCTCCTTACCATTAGCTAGAACCTCTTATAAGGCGAAAGAGGCATATTTTAAGGCGATTGAAAATGCTAAGAGTAATAGTCGATGGTCCTAGAGATCCATGTTATAATATGGCAATTGATGAGGCAATAATGCTGAATAGAAATACTGTTAATTACGATACGTTAAGACTATATATGTGGTCTCCCTCTGGAGTAAGCCTAGGGAGGGGACAGAACGCCAACGCATCGTATTTGGATAAGATTAAGGAGTTAGGCTTTAGGTTAGTGAGAAGACCCACTGGTGGTGGGGCATTGTTACACCCAGAGGATAACGAGATTACATATAGTGTAGTATTGTCAACAAATAGTACAATAGCTAAGTCTAGTGTTGATGAATCTGCCATAGAGATCGCTAAGGGCATATTATATACTCTTCAAATCTTAGGGGAGAACGTTGATATTAGAGGCTTAGGGGATATGAAAAAACATGACTTATGCTATTTGAGGAGTGGATCAAGCGATGTGGTAGTAGCCGGGAGAAAAATATCTGGATCAGCTCAAGTAAGGGATGATAAAGCGTTATTACAACATGGTACATTGCTGCTTAAGTTTGAACCAGAAATTTGGCTAAAGGTTATTAGAGCACCAGAAGTTACTGAAGAGTTCTTAAAAAGTAGGATAGTGGGCTTATTTGAGTTTATGGAAGTGGGATTAGATCAAATATTCGACGCAATGATAAAAGGCTTCGCTAAGGCGTTAAATGAAAAAGACGTATTTATGGGGAGTCTAACTCCGAACGAAATAAAATTAGCTAATAGACTTTACAAGGAAAAATATTCTAACGAGAGATGGAATTTATTAGGTATCCAATAAGTCAGCAATATGATATACATCATAACCCATTGACCTTATGGCTAATGCACAAACGCTATTTGTTACAATAACCTTTTTAGCTTTACTTTTAGCTATCTTTTCCTTCTTAACGTTTATTACCATATCAGACAGCTTAGGATGAGATATCCAATAGTCTCCACCAGCACCACATTCAAAATGTGGATCTTCCATTTCACTTATTTTAACCCCCATTTTCTCGACTGCATTACGAATATGCGTAGTTAGCTTTTGCCTATATGCATGACAAGGATAGTGAATAGTAAATGTATCACTAACCTTAGGTAATTCTATGCCTTCTTTGATTAAAAATTCTGCAAAATCATTTGAATTGATTTCTATACCAAACCATTCCTTATACTCCTTCATAAATGCAGCACAATTAGACTGTAATGTTATGACCTTTTTACCCTTAACCTTTTCAGCAAGTTTCATTGCTAACTTTCTAGCCCCTTCATGATTTCCATTACTTATATGAGCTAAACCACAACATCCATTAATAATTTTTATCTTATAATTTTTACTTAAGAATTTGTAAGCCTTTTCAACAGTTCTTCTAAATATAACGGATTCTATACAACCAGGAAATAATATTATGTCCCCCTCATCATTAGTTTCTAATGGTTCTGAGATCTCATTAGGTTTAATGAATTTCATAAACCTTTCCACCTCTGGATAGCTACTTACCTTATCTAACAGTTTTAATGACTTGCTTAGTAATTTTGGGTTCTCTAACATCTTTTCCATTAGGGTTTTCTTTGTGGAGCTTTTCCTAACTGGCGTGATAATTTGACCGTATTTAACGCCTGCTGGACAAGCAGTTTCGCATAATCTACAATACATACACGTCTCAAATCCAACACTGTTTATTCCAAGCCTTACGGCCTCAATTCTACCCCTTGGTGAGTGAACTTCGTTTCTAGTTACAACATAAGTTGGGCAAGTTTCTAGACAAAATCCACAATGGGTACACATTTCAGTTAATTTCAAAGATGAGATCATATATCTCCCTCCAACAAGTAAGTATGCACCCTATTAACGGTATTACATATTTCATTCTTAGCTGGGGGGACTAACTTACATGGATTTAGAAGTCTCTTGGAATCAAATACTGTCTTCAGTCTTCGCATTAAGGTTAAGTCGTCTTCTGAGTAATAAAGCTTCATAAACTTTATCTTTTCTATTCCGATACCGTGTTCCCCGCTAGGTACCCCACCTAATTTTATAGCAAGTTTCGTTATCTCCTCAGCTGCCTTAATTGCATTAATTGTCTCATCAACGTTTTTAGGATCGAATCCTATTAGCGGATGTAAAGTGCCATCCCCTGCGTGAAAACTATTTGCAACTGGCAATCCATATTTCTTACTGATTTCATATGTGAATCTCAACATAGTTGGCAAAGTTGATCTAGGAACATTGGCGTCTAATGTTAAATAAGCTGGAGAATAGTAGGCAAAAGACGGAAAAGCTCCTTTTCTGCCCCACCACCATCTGTTTTTCTCTTCATCATCTTTGGGAATGAAAACTTCACCATTATTTTCCCTTACCACCTTTACTACTCTAGCCTCTTCCTCTTCTACATTTGCACTGTATCCGTCTAGTTCTATTAAAAGGATAGCTTCAGCCATAGGGTAATTTGCCTTATATTGAGTACTCTCTATTGCAATTATGGAATTCTTATCCAGAAACTCCATTGCAGCTGGTGTTACCCCAGATTTATAAACACTTACAACGGCTTTTCCGGCATTGTCAATTGAATTGAACGCTGCTAGAAGGGTCTTACTAACTTCGGGTTTTGGAAATAACCTTAACGTTGCTCTTAAAATAACCCCTAAAGTACCCTCTGCACCTACAAATATTGATGTAGGATCAAAGAAATTATTACCACCAATTTCCTCAACCTTTCCATCACTTAAAAGAACCCTTAATTTTATTACACTATCGAAAGTGGTGCCGTATTTTGGAGTGTGCATCCCCCCAGAGTCGTGACTTATATTACCACCTATTGATGATACTACATAACTTGAAGGATCTGGGGCATAGAAAAGGTTAGGATTACTTAACGTTTTATTAATTAGAAAGTTTGCTAATCCTGGTCCTACGGTGATTTCAAAATTATCCAGTGAATAAATTCTGTTTAGTCTTGTTAACGAAATTATGACCTCTCCTTGTGTCGGAGTAGTTGCCCCGCTTAAACTTGTCCCAGAACCCCTTACTAGATACTTTATATTATTCTCGTTAAGAAAATTCACTAAGGAAATTACTTCCTCCTCGCTTCCAGGTAAAACAACTAGTGGTGGCTCTATTTTCAAAGGTATAAATGCAGGATAAGAATACAGCTTGGCTTCATCACTTGATATTACCCACTCCTCGCCTACTATCTCAGCTAATTTTTCAATCACATGGTTAATGTCTTCAAGATAGTTTATAAAATACCCTTTCTATTTTCTCTTTGCCTTATATAAACTTAGTTACTAAAGTAATAATCCGGGTAGAAGAGTATTATTGGGATCAAAAGCTTCCTTTAGCTTGCGCAATATTCCTTTATCATTAATTCCCCAGTAATCTCCCTTATAATCCCCTTTTTCAACAACCACATGTCCGCTTATTTCTCGTCTTAATACCTCAAGATTGTCAAATGAAGCTATTTCCAATCTACAATACCCAGTCCCAATTATTCCTATTGCCCTTTTAACCTTCATAATACTTTTAGCCCTCTTAATCTCTTCAACTTCTCTCCCTCTTACGGTATGGATTGAAACAATCCTTTCATTCTCAACATAGTTTATATCATAGAAACCATCTTGTCCTTTTACTCCAATCTCCTCCTCTATTTTGTTCATTGCTTTTCTAAATCCGATAAATGTAACGTGAGTCCTCTCACCTTTCTCATCAACTTCATATATTATGGAAATTGGTCTATATTTACTAATTAAGGCAACTTTATCGGTCTGAAATGTAGCAATCACTTCTGGAAATGGGTATACCTTTAGTGTCGCCTCCAGATAAATACCTAACCAACCTAGCATACCAGATAGAATTTTGTGTATTTTATATCCGGAAGAGAACTTAAGGGTCCTACCACCACCCTTAGCTATAATACCGTCTCCAGTGATTATCTTAGCCATTAATATTAAGTTTTTAGGATAGCCGTAAAATGAAGAGAAAGGTGTAGGTAAGTTGGTTGCCAATAATCCTCCTAAGGATCCATCATAATATGCTGGAAGAAATAAGCCATTAGCTTTTATCATTTCAAATAAATCGGAAACTTTTACTCCAACTTGCGATGTGACATAAAGATCCTCGTCTGAAATTTCAATAACGTTATTAAATTGGCTTAATTTAACTCCTATATCGGTATTAATAGGAGGACCTATATGATGCATATTGAATGAAAAAGGGTAAATAGATAACTTCCTCTCATTAGCAAACTTAATTACGTCCCTAAGTTCTTCGTAAGTTTGTGGTATGACTGTAATTTTCCATCGAGTAGAATCATCATTTTTTCCGTCAGATATCTTTACGATTCTGGCTAATTCATCAATCCACTCCATTAATAGATAAAGTGGATAAATCATAAAAATAGTTTTTTATCGAGAGTATATTTATGTCAAGATACGTTTACTGCGTAAATAAAGATAAACTGATACATTGTAAGGGTAGGGAATTTTATTATGTGTTTGAATATACGAGGAATAATGGGTTGTTGTTATCTAGATGTCAAAACGGTCACTGTGAACAGGTTGACGATATCATTTCGGAATTAGCGAAATATAGGTTTGCTTACGAGATAGATATCTTTGATGAGATAATGGATAAAATAGATGAAATAATTCCGTTTCTTATAAAATATAATATAGAAATCTATTTTATTGGTGACAACTCCGTATTAGAGGCAGTATATACACCATCACTATTTTATTATAAATATTTTGGACTAAAGGAAGCTAAGGACAAGGTAAATTTCGTAAAATAGTGGCTTAATAAAATCGTTTTAGCTAAAAGAGTTCTAGATGAAATAGGAATTATGGAATTCAAATCTCATATGGACACTATAGATGGAAGGTATGCAATGTGGTTGAACACTGAAGATGAGTATGCTTCTTTCATCTCACGCGAAGGAGATCTAGTTAAATTTTGGATTTCACATAATGGCTGCGATGTATTTATCAAGAGAAAAGGAAAGAGAATTTGTAGTAGGAGTGAATAGCTTCTTTCCTCATTTTCTCAATCCCAATTTCTATTAATCTTCTAATTGCACTATATGCATCATTTATTATTTCATAACCATTTATTGTAAGAATTTTATTATCTTTAACCTTACCAACGCTAATAATATTTGCACCTTTCATTAGTTTTAGATCAAAATCCCCTCCTTCAAAGTAATCAAAATTTATCCTTAGATTAACGTCAGAAGCGATATCACTAATAGCGTCTATAATGTTCCTTATAAAAATAAACCTTTCGAATAGAGTCCCTATGCTGTTTATCGTTAGCAACAAATAATTATCAGTTTCTTCCTCCTTACTCTCGTCATAATTAATTATATAATCAATTATCTTATTTATCCCAGTCTCGATGTTATTAATAGTCTCAAATTTTAACCTATCAACATAGTATATCTTATCGTAGAATAGGATAGCTATTTGCCTACTATCGTCTCCATCTTCGATATTAGCAAAAGCGTAAATTTTCTTGCTTTCTATTGAAGAGACTATTAGGCTTAACATTATTATCTTATCATTAGCCTTTATCAAATATTGAAATTGATCTTCAATTTTATTCCTACCAATTATTGGATAATTCTTTTCAATAATATTGATTATACTAACAAAAATTTCAGAATTAACGTAAAGAAATTTCTTGGAAGAAACCCCAATAGATTTCTCCTTAACAAATTTTGAAATTGAAAACAAACAATACTTTACAGATTCCTTATATTCATTAAACTTGTAGAGACCTTGATTAACGTAGTCATGGACTTCATTTAAATCAAAAATCTCACATAGTTTTTCC is a genomic window containing:
- a CDS encoding ISH3 family transposase translates to MVTPGLPHQNNIQQIGYKLLSMLDFQGEKVEKVAKTLISACLWNDSVENKSRAYDVSPQTVRNYVEKQGMEVIEKLLERARKISLEILKGVKEIDLSIDWTTKTWYGKPVKGSSEKGNSWNYATTKYKGKVLLLAFIPQVNGMTKDEIVKVLVEQVMAMGFKIRLITLDAGFYTVDVLNFISQFKYIVAVPVEDVKVFEEFDGDYKTNSKRHRRDEQVEFRLLVYSKEKVRRKSVVYFARATNLDLSKREVLDLYNKVRGPIETSYRNIKAFLPFTGSTKFVFRTLIFVLALVLYSLYIIFKGEVGREEFRLLLILLFPDLFNPENFTFNVIETLIYTIDLFLRR
- the wrbA gene encoding NAD(P)H:quinone oxidoreductase, with product MECPKILVLFYGYGSIVDLAKNVAEGAKEIAKEVKLARVKEYLPEEMVKKFRIPIDTVKDIPEATLSDLEWSDGIVMGSPTRYGNMTGQLKLFLDQTAELWTKGALYGKPVGFFTEASTIHGGHESTILAMANYAYHHGMIIVPLGYGIKEVSSTTTGGSPYGASHLGNKKELDENEIKIAKFLGKRVAEVAKKLRC
- a CDS encoding lipoate--protein ligase family protein → MENKNIVKLRVLLKEYPNDPYLNVAMDEALLLNSKDVPTLRIWRNDKSVILGILSTVNDEVNLEMIKKYGVKLVRRISGGGSVFHDMGNINYTFITNGQGGIDYLYGYLLKGTISAIESLINDRVEVYNETDIAFKGYKISGNAGYINEDRYLLHGTLLVSSNLDILHKVLIIPPKNYIKKDNINMIKYKVSNLLNLINGNISYDEVVEVFIRGFSSLLHCDDYFLDDISDRELKHAMRLANEKYSKKEFIYKR
- a CDS encoding biotin/lipoyl-containing protein: MQAELKIPEDIWPRRRDWGGEIVSLYIKEGSEIKIGDVIAEVEIEKAILKILSQYNGKVIKVLVKEGDKILPGSVIALIEV
- the lipA gene encoding lipoyl synthase; translation: MEKKVQITVYENENFKRVAEIVKTKSIATVCEEALCPNIMECWGSGTATFMIMGSICTRGCRFCYVLKGKPSPLDDEEPKRVAEAVKEMKLDYVVITSVDRDDLPDRGAQHFVNVVKTVKELNPSVIVEVLAPDFRGDINSVKKVINAGVDVFAHNVETVRRLTPIVRDPRASYEQSLNVLKYAKNVIKKSSILLGFGETWDEIIETMRDLRSVGVNILVLSQYMRPSRKQLEVKKRYTFEEFRKLEEIAYSMGFSAVLSLPLARTSYKAKEAYFKAIENAKSNSRWS
- a CDS encoding lipoate--protein ligase family protein, with product MLRVIVDGPRDPCYNMAIDEAIMLNRNTVNYDTLRLYMWSPSGVSLGRGQNANASYLDKIKELGFRLVRRPTGGGALLHPEDNEITYSVVLSTNSTIAKSSVDESAIEIAKGILYTLQILGENVDIRGLGDMKKHDLCYLRSGSSDVVVAGRKISGSAQVRDDKALLQHGTLLLKFEPEIWLKVIRAPEVTEEFLKSRIVGLFEFMEVGLDQIFDAMIKGFAKALNEKDVFMGSLTPNEIKLANRLYKEKYSNERWNLLGIQ
- a CDS encoding (Fe-S)-binding protein, with amino-acid sequence MISSLKLTEMCTHCGFCLETCPTYVVTRNEVHSPRGRIEAVRLGINSVGFETCMYCRLCETACPAGVKYGQIITPVRKSSTKKTLMEKMLENPKLLSKSLKLLDKVSSYPEVERFMKFIKPNEISEPLETNDEGDIILFPGCIESVIFRRTVEKAYKFLSKNYKIKIINGCCGLAHISNGNHEGARKLAMKLAEKVKGKKVITLQSNCAAFMKEYKEWFGIEINSNDFAEFLIKEGIELPKVSDTFTIHYPCHAYRQKLTTHIRNAVEKMGVKISEMEDPHFECGAGGDYWISHPKLSDMVINVKKEKIAKSKAKKVIVTNSVCALAIRSMGYDVYHIADLLDT
- a CDS encoding FAD-binding oxidoreductase, which translates into the protein MIEKLAEIVGEEWVISSDEAKLYSYPAFIPLKIEPPLVVLPGSEEEVISLVNFLNENNIKYLVRGSGTSLSGATTPTQGEVIISLTRLNRIYSLDNFEITVGPGLANFLINKTLSNPNLFYAPDPSSYVVSSIGGNISHDSGGMHTPKYGTTFDSVIKLRVLLSDGKVEEIGGNNFFDPTSIFVGAEGTLGVILRATLRLFPKPEVSKTLLAAFNSIDNAGKAVVSVYKSGVTPAAMEFLDKNSIIAIESTQYKANYPMAEAILLIELDGYSANVEEEEARVVKVVRENNGEVFIPKDDEEKNRWWWGRKGAFPSFAYYSPAYLTLDANVPRSTLPTMLRFTYEISKKYGLPVANSFHAGDGTLHPLIGFDPKNVDETINAIKAAEEITKLAIKLGGVPSGEHGIGIEKIKFMKLYYSEDDLTLMRRLKTVFDSKRLLNPCKLVPPAKNEICNTVNRVHTYLLEGDI
- a CDS encoding FAD-binding oxidoreductase; protein product: MEWIDELARIVKISDGKNDDSTRWKITVIPQTYEELRDVIKFANERKLSIYPFSFNMHHIGPPINTDIGVKLSQFNNVIEISDEDLYVTSQVGVKVSDLFEMIKANGLFLPAYYDGSLGGLLATNLPTPFSSFYGYPKNLILMAKIITGDGIIAKGGGRTLKFSSGYKIHKILSGMLGWLGIYLEATLKVYPFPEVIATFQTDKVALISKYRPISIIYEVDEKGERTHVTFIGFRKAMNKIEEEIGVKGQDGFYDINYVENERIVSIHTVRGREVEEIKRAKSIMKVKRAIGIIGTGYCRLEIASFDNLEVLRREISGHVVVEKGDYKGDYWGINDKGILRKLKEAFDPNNTLLPGLLL